Proteins encoded in a region of the Athene noctua chromosome 4, bAthNoc1.hap1.1, whole genome shotgun sequence genome:
- the FGB gene encoding fibrinogen beta chain, with the protein MKLLLLFLLCVSYVKSQDSTDYDDEDDSSQPGIRGHRPLDKRREAAPTLRPVAPPISGAGYQPRPPKRVKPGDKKERIVYPDAGGCKHPLEELGVLCPTGCELQTTLVKQEKNVKSVVRDLKDKVGRLSETSTTFHEYVTVLDDKLVKTQKQRKDNDDILSQYNTEVELHYNYIKDNLDNNIPSSLRVLRAVVDSLHKKIQKLENAIATQMDYCRSSCTVSCNIPVVSGKECEDIIRKGGETSEMYLIQPDPFTRPYRVYCDMQTDNGGWTLIQNRQDGSVNFGRVWDQYKKGFGNVAKSGGKNYCDTPGEYWLGNDRISQLTKIGPTEVLIEMEDWNGDKVSAHYGGFTIKNEGNKYQLSVSNYKGNAGNALMEGASQLHGENRTMTIHNGMFFSTYDRDNDGWFTADPRKQCSKEDGGGWWYNRCHSANPNGRYYWGGTYSWDMAKHGTDDGVVWMNWKGSWYSMKKMSMKIRPYFPH; encoded by the exons gatGACAGCTCTCAGCCCGGGATTCGGGGCCACCGACCTTTGGACAAAAGGCGGGAAGCTGCCCCAACACTCCGACCCGTGGCACCTCCCATCAGCGGAGCTGGATACCAGCCCCGGCCCCCAAAGCGGGTGAAGCCAGGTGACAAGAAGGAACGTATTGTCTACCCCGATGCGGGTGGCTGCAAGCATCCTCTAGAGGAGCTG ggagtgCTGTGTCCAACTGGATGTGAGTTGCAAACTACACtggtaaaacaggaaaaaaatgttaaatcagTTGTTCGTGATCTAAAGGACAAAGTGGGCAGACTGTCTGAAACCTCTACAACTTTCCATGAATACGTGACTGTTCTAGATGATAAATTGGTAAAGacacaaaaacaaagaaaag ATAACGATGATATACTTTCTCAGTACAACACAGAAGTAGAATTGCACTATAACTATATAAAGGATAATCTGGACAATAACATCCCATCTAGCCTCAGGGTCCTTCGGGCAGTTGTGGATTCTTTACACAAAAAGATACAGAAACTGGAAAATGCCATTGCAACCCAGATGGACTACTGTCGTTCCTCATGTACTGTTTCCTGTAATATTCCAGTGGTTTCAGGCAAAG AATGTGAGGATATTATCAGAAAGGGAGGTGAGACATCTGAAATGTACCTCATCCAGCCAGATCCTTTCACCAGACCATACAGAGTGTACTGTGACATGCAAACAGATAATGGAG GCTGGACTTTGATTCAGAACCGCCAGGATGGCAGTGTTAATTTTGGGAGAGTATGGGATCAATATAAAAAAGGATTTGGTAATGTTGCAAAGAGTGGAGGGAAGAACTACTGTGATACACCAG GTGAATATTGGCTTGGAAATGACAGGATCAGCCAGCTTACAAAAATAGGGCCCACTGAAGTTTTAATTGAAATGGAGGACTGGAATGGTGATAAAGTATCAGCTCATTATGGAGGTTTCACCATAAAGAATGAAGGAAACAAATATCAACTTTCAGTTAGCAACTACAAAGGCAATGCAGGCAATGCATTAATGGAAGGAGCTTCACAGCTGCATGGAGAAAACAGGACAATGACCATTCACAACGGCATGTTCTTCAGTACTTATGACAGAGACAATGATGGATG GTTCACTGCAGATCCAAGAAAACAGTGCTCCAAAGAAGATGGTGGTGGATGGTGGTACAACCGCTGCCACTCAGCCAACCCCAACGGCAGATACTACTGGGGAGGGACCTACAGCTGGGATATGGCAAAACATGGTACAGATGATGGTGTTGTGTGGATGAACTGGAAAGGGTCATGGTATTCAATGAAGAAGATGAGCATGAAAATCAGGCCATACTTCCCACATTAA
- the FGA gene encoding fibrinogen alpha chain, whose protein sequence is MVSTRILCVLLCLNLAWAQDGESTFEKEGAGVRGPRIVEHMSQSTCQYEKNWPICADDDWGTKCPSGCRMQGLIDETDRDYGHRIDKIKKLLTENQDNYKKSNRIIVETINVLKPNLDSAQQIDETYGHVSGELRRRIVTLKQRVVTQVNRIKALQSSIQEQVMEMKRLEVDIDIKIRACKGSCARSFDYHVDKEGYDNIQKQLTQANSINLHPELQTTTLSTLKMRPLKDSNVPEHFKHKPLPEMQALNIVNNIRQMQVVLERPETGMSPSRGDSVYHVAESRGDGPSHTSKLVTPTHGRETLSLGDRTSSSVRRCTKTTTTRFVTGPDGPREEVVEKMVSSDGSDCSHLQGAGGEGSMYHVGGTDEFHKLDRLFPELGSFFNPDSPSTGSKHLGGTSSVSTSSHVTSTGSSHIGTGGKGKFTDLGEEEEDDFGGLRLQPSGFPSDSASHSKTVVTSSSSSFNKGGSTFETKSLKTRKITEQLGEMQHDQSAEDTPDFRARSFRASGGRRRTANTGKDCDDIRQKHTFGAKSGIFKIKPAGSNKVLSVYCDQETTLGGWLLIQQRMDGSVNFNRTWQDYKRGFGSVDGRGQGEFWLGNENIHLLTQNNTLLRVELEDWDGNAVYAEYIVQVGSEAEGYALAVSSYEGTAGDALITGWLEEGTEYTSHAQMWFSTFDRDQDRWEESCAEMYGGGWWYNSCQAANLNGIYYLGGHYDPRYNIPYEIENGVVWLPFRASDYSLKIVRMKIRPIETL, encoded by the exons ATGGTATCAACGAGGATCCTCTGTGTGTTGCTGTGCCTCAACTTAGCCTGG GCACAAGATGGAGAGAGTACCTTTGAAAAGGAGGGTGCAGGAGTGCGTGGTCCCAGGATTGTGGAGCACATGTCCCAGTCCACCTGCCAGTATGAAAAGAACTGGCCCATCTGTGCAGACGATGACTGG GGTACAAAATGTCCATCAGGATGCAGAATGCAAGGACTGATTGATGAAACAGACCGGGATTATGGTCACAGAATAGACAAAATCAAGAAGCTGCTCACAGAAAATCAAGACAACTATAAAAAATCTAACCGTATAATTGTGGAAACCATAAATGTACTAAAACCAAACTTGGACAGTGCTCAGC AGATTGATGAGACTTACGGTCATGTGTCAGGAGAACTGAGGAGGAGAATTGTGACATTAAAGCAGAGAGTTGTCACTCAAGTAAACAGAATtaaagctctgcagagcagcatccAGGAACAGGTGATGGAGATGAAGCGCTTGGAG GTGGACATTGATATTAAGATACGAGCTTGCAAAGGTAGCTGCGCTAGAAGTTTTGATTACCACGTGGACAAAGAAGGCTATGACAACATCCAGAAGCAGCTCACTCAAGCCAACTCCATCAACTTGCACCCAGAGCTTCAAACAACAACCCTGAGCACACTGAAAATGAGGCCACTTAAGGACTCTAATGTTCCTGAGCATTTTAAGCATAAGCCTCTGCCAGAAATGCAAGCTCTGAACATAGTTAATAACATCAGGCAGATGCAAGTGGTATTAGAAAGACCAGAAACAGGCATGAGCCCCTCCCGAGGTGACAGCGTGTATCACGTAGCAGAATCTAGGGGAGATGGACCTTCACACACCAGCAAATTAGTTACTCCTACTCATGGGAGAGAAACCCTTAGTCTGGGAGACAGAACCTCCTCCAGTGTTCGTAGATGCACCAAAACTACCACCACAAGATTTGTCACTGGCCCTGATGGCCCTAGAGAAGAAGTAGTTGAAAAAATGGTTTCTTCTGATGGATCAGACTGCTCCCATTTAcaaggagcaggaggggaagggagcatGTACCATGTTGGTGGGACAGATGAATTCCATAAGCTAGATAGGTTATTCCCTGAGCTAGGATCATTTTTTAACCCTGACTCTCCATCCACTGGTAGTAAGCACTTAGGTGGAACTAGCAGTGTTTCAACTAGCAGCCACGTAACTAGCACTGGCAGTAGCCACATAGGTACTGGGGGAAAAGGGAAATTTACAGACttaggagaggaggaagaagatgacTTTGGAGGACTTCGCCTTCAGCCATCTGGATTTCCATCTGACAGTGCAAGTCACTCCAAGACTGTAGTGACCAGCTCCTCTTCTAGTTTCAACAAGGGAGGCTCCACTTTCGAAACCAAATCACTAAAGACCCGTAAAATAACTGAGCAGCTAGGTGAGATGCAACATGATCAGAGTGCAGAGGATACCCCAGACTTTCGGGCACGCAGCTTCAGAGCGTCAGGAGGGAGGCGAAGGACAGCCAACACTGGGAAAG actgtGATGATATCCGCCAGAAACACACTTTTGGTGCCAAAAGTGGCATTTTCAAAATCAAGCCAGCGGGATCCAATAAGGTTTTGTCAGTTTATTGCGACCAAGAGACCACTTTGGGAGGATGGCTATTGATCCAACAGAGAATGGATGGATCAGTGAATTTTAACCGGACCTGGCAAGACTACAAGAGAGGTTTCGGCAGCGTGGATGGCAGAGGGCAAGGAGAGTTCTGGCTGGGCAATGAAAACATACACTTGCTGACTCAGAACAACACTCTCCTTCGGGTAGAGTTAGAGGACTGGGATGGAAATGCTGTGTATGCAGAATATATTGTACAGGTAGGGTCTGAAGCAGAAGGGTACGCCCTTGCCGTGTCCTCCTACGAGGGCACCGCCGGGGACGCACTGATCACCGGCTGGCTGGAAGAGGGCACTGAATACACGTCCCATGCCCAGATGTGGTTCAGCACCTTTGACCGGGACCAGGACCGTTGGGAGGAGAGCTGCGCGGAGATGTATGGGGGTGGCTGGTGGTACAACAGCTGCCAGGCAGCCAACCTCAACGGCATTTATTACCTGGGGGGCCACTATGACCCCAGATACAACATTCCTTATGAGATCGAAAATGGTGTAGTCTGGCTGCCATTTAGAGCCTCTGACTATTCCCTCAAAATTGTTAGAATGAAAATCAGGCCCATAGAAACCCTGTAG
- the FGG gene encoding fibrinogen gamma chain: MMVLRLCSWAPLGPLLSLLFSTCTAYIATRENCCILDERFGSYCPTTCGIADFFNKYHLTMDSELQEMERILRQISNNTGTAEHLIQHIQSLYPPEKQTLPNTIDDFTQKSKKIIEEIIKYESTILSHESTIQQLTDTHILNSNKIAQLKQKIAQLESHCQEPCKDTAEIQETTGRDCQDIANKGARKSGLYFIKPQKAKQSFLVYCEIDSYGNGWTVLQRRLDGSEDFKKSWVQYKEGFGHLSPDDTTEFWLGNEKIHLITTQSTLPYTLRIELEDWSGKKGTADYAVFKVGSEEDKYRLTYAYFIGGEAGDAFDGFDFGDDPSDKSFTFHNGMQFSTYDNDNDKFAGNCAEQDGSGWWMNRCHAGHLNGKYYIGGVYTSKDAGPSGYDNGIIWATWRDRWYSMKKTAMKIIPFNRLSVDGQQHNLGNTKQVGDS, translated from the exons ATGATGGTGCTGAGATTATGCAGTTGGGCTCCCCTGGggcctctcctctctctgctcttTTCTACCTGCACGGCG taCATTGCTACCAGAGAAAACTGCTGCATATTAGATGAACGATTT GGTAGCTACTGCCCAACGACCTGTGGCATTGCAGATTTCTTTAATAAGTACCATCTGACTATGGATAGTGAACTGCAGGAAATGGAGAGAATTTTGCGGCAAATTTCTAACAACACAGGAACAGCAGAACATTTGATTCAGCACATCCAAAGCCTCTATCCTCCAGAGAAGCAGACACTACCAA ATACAATTGATGATTTTACTCAAAAGtccaagaaaataattgaagaaatTATCAAATATGAAAGCACTATTTTGTCTCATGAAAGTACTATACA ACAGTTGACAGATACACATATACTGAACAGCAACAAGATTGCACAGCTGAAACAGAAGATTGCCCAGCTTGAGTCACACTGTCAGGAGCCATGCAAGGACACGGCTGAAATACAGGAGACAACTGGAAGAG ATTGTCAAGACATTGCAAACAAAGGTGCCAGAAAAAGTGGTCTTTATTTTATCAAGCCTCAAAAAGCCAAGCAGTCATTCCTAGTCTACTGTGAGATTGACTCATATGGCAACGGCTGGACAGTATTACAGAGG agactGGATGGGAGTGAGGACTTCAAGAAAAGTTGGGTTCAGTACAAAGAAGGATTTGGACATCTATCTCCAGATGACACCACTGAGTTCTGGCTGGGCAATGAAAAGATTCATTTAATAACTACTCAGTCCACTCTGCCATACACCTTACGAATAGAATTGGAGGACTGGAGTGGCAAAAAAGG CACTGCTGACTACGCTGTATTCAAAGTGGGAAGTGAAGAAGACAAGTATCGACTGACTTATGCCTACTTTATTGGTGGTGAAGCTGGGGATGCCTTTGATGGCTTTGATTTTGGAGACGATCCAAGTGACAAATCCTTTACCTTTCATAATGGCATGCAGTTCAGTACCTATGATAATGACAATGATAAATTTGCTGGCAACTGCGCTGAGCAAGATGGATCAGGATGGTGGATGAATAGGTGTCATGCTGGCCACCTCAATGGCAAATATTATATAG GTGGTGTGTACACATCGAAAGATGCTGGTCCATCTGGATATGACAATGGGATTATCTGGGCAACCTGGCGTGACCGGTGGTACTCCATGAAGAAGACTGCAATGAAAATCATTCCATTCAACAGACTGTCAGTAGATGGACAGCAGCACAACTTAGGCAACACCAAACAG gTTGGAGACTCGTAA